The DNA sequence TTTCTTAATGAGAATGTTAGAAGCAATATTTCTTATGATAAATCAAGTTATGGTAGAGGTCATTTAGCTTTTGCAGGTGGTAAAGGTTCAAGATCTACCAAAGTCTGCACTTATTGTGGCAAACAAAGGCACGCTGTGGATACTTGTTATAGGAAGCATGATTTTCCTCCTAGTTACATATTCAAAAATTCTAGTGCTAATCTCACTACGGTTGAACATAGTGAAACTGAAACTGAGGCATATACAGCAAAGGATAATGATGCTTTCAGTTTCACAATTAAGCAATGTAAAAAACTAATGAATTTGATTCAAGATCCATCAATGACAACAAGTTTATCATTACATCATGTTAACAATTTGTCAACCAGCCAGTATGAGCAACCTTCTGTTTTTGCTCTAGGTAACCAAGTTCACTCTAATAAGTGGATATAGGTGCTGCTGACCAcatctctttttctttatctCATGTTATGTCTCGGATTGTAGGAACCATCCATTgggtgaatgattcaattttacTTAGAATGTTAGTATTAAGATttacaaataatataaatttgtaatacccggctagactccggtatcggaattcctaccgtccggtggaatctcggatgtcggaagcctctagaagggtaagaaccatgtttttttttttataaaatgttttaatgtgttttatgttttaagcatgaaagaaaatgagtttttgcatgaaaatagcattggaggaaaactcaggttcggccgccgaacctcaagttcggccgccgaacatgcatgcgttgcgggtgtgctttaggcccccgaaagcataagtgaggaaagtccaggttcggccgccgaacctcaagttcggccgccgaacatggtatgcatgcggaggcacattcggccccgaacgtggtctggccagccactgtaaaagggtcccttagccgaaaacgggcgagctttttccccattttcggccaaggtgagctctccgccgtccctcaccaatctttgatttttttcctctagatctttcaagattttcatttgttttaactttgttttgaagatttaagcttttgagcaaggttttagagcttggaggttcaagaacccaatctctcccaactccgagtttaggtcgtctctctctcgatcttcaagaggtaagagccgatcttaagctcattgcatgttttaagtaagttctaagtagatctatggggggtagaatgcatgtttaggttatggttatgtttatgggtataaatgtatgttcttgagcaatgtggatgcttgatgtgttgtagatggggtttatgatagtttgaggcccctaggaacatgtatgcttgtgtttgtgtgttgtataataggtttgatgcatgtttggaaggtttggaggcgaaatgggcaaaagaagccaagtttctgccctttggcagaaaccaggttcggcagccgaaggactttcggccgccgaacatggctggggaggcagcctttcggctgccgaagcttgcccccgaaaggagactttcgtctctgtctggcagtttcggccgccgaaagtgccgccgaacatgcatgagtttcgtctctgtctgggagtttcggccgccgaacctgcctgactttcggctctggagggactttcggccgccgaacctgccgccgaaagtggcctgtccaggcctcctttgcatgtttttccatggttgtttcacgatgttttagggggtttttggagagtagtttatagttatgttcaggtgtgtttggtccctcatttgagtccacctgtgtaggttcggacccgaggaaccgaggaccccagcagtgagttcagctgcttcggtgttgtcagagtcagccagaggtgagtggaactaaagttaatcctttaaattgagaaatttaatgttttatcatgtttcatgcatcatgattatgcaataggatgattgcattagttttcacgaatatgccgcattgcatcgattgttgttgatgtgggtgaatattggatgacccaattaatccatgacaggaagaccaggaccccattctacggcctggcacagagtaaggaaagaccaagaccccattctacagcctggcatagagtaaggaaagaccaggaccccattctac is a window from the Manihot esculenta cultivar AM560-2 chromosome 16, M.esculenta_v8, whole genome shotgun sequence genome containing:
- the LOC110603267 gene encoding uncharacterized protein LOC110603267 is translated as MQHYGASWITRALSPSIAQSIIWIDKKVDAWNDLKDKFYQGDIVRIFYLQEEIFAFKHGELSVIEYFTPLKILWDELINFRPIPSSSCTTPYSYGALESVRTYVKNDYVIRFLKRLNDQFSNVKSQIMMMVPLPNNVRSNISYDKSSYGRGHLAFAGGKGSRSTKVCTYCGKQRHAVDTCYRKHDFPPSYIFKNSSANLTTVEHSETETEAYTAKDNDAFSFTIKQCKKLMNLIQDPSMTTSLSLHHVNNLSTSQYEQPSVFALGNQVHSNKWI